A genomic window from Methanobrevibacter sp. TLL-48-HuF1 includes:
- a CDS encoding potassium channel family protein — protein sequence MSIKNILIEMKNMSELMVDLAYSAVLFNSKDAAEEVLKLENKVNSMNYEIKKESLVAARSYEDAEKLTALLEVAEAAESIANAAKDLADLVITGFKPHPVFKMVMSESDKMIVRVSVELDSDLANKTLGELLLVNRTGMRVIAIRRGDSWIYGPDKNTLILPDDTLLLKGTEAGADLLEKLASGACSLEDISDELEEDED from the coding sequence ATGTCAATTAAAAATATTTTAATTGAAATGAAAAATATGTCGGAATTGATGGTTGATTTAGCTTATTCTGCTGTTTTATTTAATAGTAAAGATGCAGCTGAAGAAGTTTTGAAACTTGAAAATAAAGTAAATTCAATGAATTATGAAATTAAAAAAGAATCGCTAGTTGCAGCACGTTCTTATGAGGATGCTGAGAAATTAACTGCATTACTTGAAGTGGCTGAGGCTGCTGAAAGTATAGCTAATGCTGCTAAAGATTTAGCTGATTTGGTAATTACAGGATTCAAACCACATCCTGTATTTAAAATGGTCATGTCTGAATCTGATAAGATGATTGTTAGAGTTTCTGTAGAATTGGATTCAGATTTAGCTAATAAAACTTTAGGGGAATTGCTTTTAGTAAATCGTACCGGAATGAGAGTTATAGCTATTAGACGTGGAGATTCCTGGATATATGGTCCGGATAAAAATACATTGATACTTCCAGATGATACTTTACTTTTAAAAGGTACTGAAGCCGGTGCAGATCTTTTAGAAAAACTTGCATCTGGAGCATGTTCTCTAGAAGATATTTCTGATGAATTAGAAGAAGACGAAGATTAA
- a CDS encoding magnesium transporter: MKQKMIRHPYSTFSSFLKEHDNILKESLIALLICACGDLIAGVILGKMNIFLETFPGLLVLIPGAIGMRGNIFGSFASRLSTALHIGIIDPKFNHSEELINNIFSSFVLTLFLSLFLAIIAKVICVIFGFPSMDIVDFILISLIAGIISIAIMLPVTMFISFRSFERGWDPDNVTTPLVAAVGDLFTLPAIVVAIFIISALKSVVYLELIVFMIIIPLVLFSFVYCYNYSEENRIIIRQSTPVLLICSVLGVSAGGILNSSLETLLTNPSLLTLVPLFSGESGGLVSILSARLSSGIHSGLIEPLKRPEGESIHNFAIIILLMLVMYPFIGILAESSSVLLKVVGIGFDKIILISSIAGFILIPIMLILVYYISILSYNRGYDPDNILIPISTSVTDSISSLILISVSLVITGAIFI; the protein is encoded by the coding sequence ATGAAACAGAAGATGATTCGACATCCTTATTCTACCTTTTCATCATTTTTAAAAGAACATGATAATATTTTAAAAGAAAGTCTTATAGCTTTATTAATTTGTGCCTGTGGTGATTTAATTGCAGGTGTAATTCTTGGAAAAATGAATATTTTTCTTGAAACTTTTCCGGGATTATTAGTTCTTATTCCTGGAGCTATAGGAATGAGAGGAAATATTTTTGGTTCTTTTGCCTCTAGATTATCTACTGCATTACATATTGGTATAATAGATCCTAAATTTAACCATTCTGAAGAGTTAATTAATAATATTTTCTCTTCATTTGTGTTAACTTTATTTTTATCTTTATTTTTAGCTATTATTGCTAAAGTTATCTGTGTAATATTTGGATTTCCATCAATGGATATTGTAGATTTTATTCTAATTAGTCTAATAGCTGGAATAATTTCCATAGCTATAATGCTTCCAGTTACTATGTTCATTTCATTTAGAAGTTTTGAACGTGGCTGGGATCCAGATAATGTTACAACTCCATTAGTTGCTGCTGTTGGTGATTTATTTACATTACCTGCTATTGTAGTAGCTATTTTTATAATTTCTGCTCTAAAATCAGTTGTATATTTAGAGTTAATAGTCTTTATGATAATAATTCCACTTGTATTATTTAGTTTTGTGTACTGTTATAATTATTCAGAGGAAAATAGAATAATTATAAGGCAATCTACACCAGTTTTACTAATCTGTTCTGTTTTAGGAGTATCTGCAGGAGGAATTCTTAACAGTTCACTTGAAACTTTACTTACAAATCCAAGCTTACTTACATTAGTGCCTTTATTTTCAGGAGAAAGTGGTGGTTTAGTAAGTATTTTATCAGCAAGACTATCTTCCGGTATACATTCTGGTCTTATAGAACCTCTTAAAAGACCTGAAGGTGAATCCATACATAATTTTGCAATTATAATATTATTGATGCTTGTAATGTATCCATTTATAGGAATTCTTGCAGAATCTTCATCAGTTTTATTAAAAGTAGTTGGTATAGGCTTTGATAAAATAATATTAATCAGTTCAATTGCAGGTTTTATTTTAATTCCAATTATGTTAATTTTAGTTTATTATATTTCTATTCTTTCATATAATAGAGGATATGACCCAGATAATATATTAATTCCAATTTCAACAAGTGTTACAGATTCAATATCTAGTTTAATACTTATTTCAGTGTCATTAGTTATTACTGGGGCCATTTTTATCTAA
- the cobJ gene encoding precorrin-3B C(17)-methyltransferase: MINVIGIGQNRENMTLGAIRAIEESDVIVGYKKYVAQISDLVSDKEIIKKGMGDEIDRAQLAIDKSLAGQTVSLISSGDPGVFGMANVLYQIISKYDEDIEVKIYPGVSAANYAADKLGAPLNDYANISLSNILTPLSEIEKKLEFALKANLVIAIYNPISKTRKEPFRRFVKTVLKIKGENALIGIVDSTYEPAKETIVKIKDLTEDMVNMSCTLIVGNDLTYIQEDKLITPRGYVIKSKIHPLSHDHYEKFLNGEISHGPNRECEFYPCHYDGQYCDFCYCPFYPCGDSSTGGQWIKGKNVWNCKECMWVHEKEAVDCLRKPLEELLEETDDLKTKKKMLLKLRRACLLKNNPYDL; this comes from the coding sequence ATGATTAATGTAATTGGAATTGGCCAAAATAGAGAGAACATGACTTTAGGAGCCATTAGAGCTATTGAAGAATCTGATGTTATTGTGGGATACAAAAAGTATGTAGCTCAAATTTCTGATTTGGTTTCTGATAAAGAAATTATAAAAAAAGGAATGGGTGATGAAATAGATAGGGCTCAACTAGCTATTGATAAAAGTTTAGCTGGTCAAACAGTTTCATTAATAAGTTCCGGAGATCCTGGTGTCTTTGGAATGGCAAATGTTTTGTACCAAATAATTAGCAAGTATGATGAGGATATTGAAGTTAAAATTTATCCTGGTGTATCTGCAGCTAATTATGCAGCAGATAAACTTGGAGCTCCTTTAAATGATTATGCAAATATTAGTTTAAGTAATATTTTAACTCCTTTATCTGAAATAGAAAAAAAATTAGAATTTGCCCTAAAAGCTAATTTAGTTATAGCAATTTACAATCCTATTAGTAAAACACGTAAAGAACCTTTTAGAAGGTTTGTAAAGACGGTTTTAAAAATTAAGGGTGAAAATGCATTAATCGGAATTGTAGATAGTACTTATGAACCTGCAAAAGAGACTATTGTCAAAATTAAGGATTTGACTGAAGATATGGTCAACATGTCTTGTACTTTAATTGTTGGAAATGATTTAACTTACATACAAGAAGATAAGTTAATTACTCCAAGAGGATATGTGATTAAGTCTAAAATACATCCTCTTTCTCATGATCATTATGAGAAGTTTTTAAATGGAGAAATTTCTCACGGACCAAATAGGGAATGTGAGTTTTATCCGTGTCATTATGACGGCCAGTACTGTGATTTTTGTTACTGTCCGTTTTACCCATGTGGAGACAGTTCAACTGGTGGACAATGGATAAAAGGTAAAAATGTTTGGAATTGTAAAGAATGCATGTGGGTTCATGAAAAGGAAGCTGTAGATTGCTTAAGAAAACCTTTAGAAGAACTTTTAGAGGAAACAGATGATTTAAAAACTAAGAAAAAAATGTTATTAAAACTTAGAAGAGCTTGTTTATTAAAAAATAATCCATATGATCTTTAG